In Bradyrhizobium erythrophlei, a single genomic region encodes these proteins:
- a CDS encoding glutathione S-transferase family protein has product MTIELHTWNTPNGRKISVALEEMGLPYKVVPVNIGKGEQMAPSFLAISPNNKIPAIVDPDGPGGKRVSVFESGAILLYLGEKTGKFLPVPLAERIPVYEWLMWQMGGFGPMPGQVHHFIALENEQDRAYGLKRYMTETVRLYGVLDRRLANHDFVAGPLSVADFAILGWAWRHPRHKVDLADFPSVKRWYDALMARPGVKRGMEAKLD; this is encoded by the coding sequence ATGACCATCGAACTTCATACCTGGAACACACCGAATGGCCGCAAGATCAGCGTGGCGCTCGAGGAGATGGGGCTGCCCTACAAGGTCGTTCCGGTCAACATCGGCAAGGGCGAGCAGATGGCGCCGTCGTTTCTGGCGATCAGCCCGAACAACAAGATTCCAGCAATCGTCGATCCCGACGGTCCCGGCGGCAAGCGTGTCAGCGTGTTCGAATCCGGCGCGATCCTGCTCTATCTCGGCGAAAAGACCGGCAAGTTCTTACCCGTGCCGCTCGCCGAGCGCATTCCGGTCTACGAATGGCTGATGTGGCAGATGGGCGGCTTTGGCCCGATGCCCGGTCAGGTGCATCACTTCATCGCGCTGGAGAACGAGCAGGACCGCGCCTATGGCCTCAAGCGCTACATGACCGAGACGGTTCGTCTCTATGGCGTGCTGGACCGGCGTCTGGCGAACCACGACTTCGTCGCCGGCCCCTTGTCGGTGGCGGACTTCGCCATTCTCGGCTGGGCCTGGCGTCATCCGCGTCACAAGGTGGATCTGGCGGATTTTCCCAGCGTCAAGCGCTGGTATGACGCGCTGATGGCGCGGCCCGGCGTCAAGCGCGGCATGGAAGCGAAGCTGGATTAG